The segment CTCCCTGAGGGGCCGCCACCTCTCCGTTTTATTGGGTCGGTCAAAGAGTTCATTCGGAATCCGAACGaccttttgggccaacccaatgtGAAGAATGATGTCTGTAGCCGTAAATGTCAGAAACCAAAGGACAgagctttttcttctctaatatcCAGGAGCCTTGGCAGTGAAGGGTGCTTTGGGGCTTGAGAATCAGAGACAGAGGAAAGCTGAGTAGTTAGGAGCATCCCGGGAGGGTGGGTTCCAGAAGGACTGGGTTTCAGGCCCTGCTCTGCTTCCAACTAGCTacgtgatcttgggcaagttcatACTCTTCTATGGGCCTCGGTTTCCCTCCTGTGCAATGTACATTCCTCTAGATGATGTAAAAATCCTTACCCCAGCCTTCCTAATAGCCCTCCTCATACTAGCCCTGCCCAGACTGGCCCTGACATTCCAGAAGCAGCCCTGAAGTGAGGTTGAAGGTCCCAGGTGGGAGTTGTGACCCATCTCTGAGTTTCCTCCTGAGTTCTGGGCCCTGGACTAGGTCCTGGCAGGGTATCTGGCCTTGGCAGATCAGAGCCATCAGAGGGGAGAAAAGCCCTGTGCCTCTGAGAAAGGCCTCAGGGAGGGGGGCCTGCATTGTGATGACCTCATCCATTCTATGACATCATCCTCTCTCTTATTCCCACTCCTCCCTGATCAACTGCTCTGCAAACAACCATCAATCTGAATCCCAAAGGCCTGAGAAAGTCTGTTCTCCAGTACCTGCTGCTGCTCTTCTGTCTCACCCAGCAAGAAGCACCATGAAATTGGAATTCACCGAGAAAAACTACAACAGCTTCGTACTGCAGAACCTGAACAAACAGAGAAAACGCAAAGAGTACTGGGACATAGCCCTGACTGTGGACCACCATGTCTTCTTTGCACATCGCAATGTGCTGGCTGCAGTCTCCCCGCTGGTGAAGAACCTCATCTCCAACCATGACATGAAGACCACTGATGAGCTCTTTATCACCATTGACCCCAACTACCTGAGTCCGACCACAGTGGACCAGCTCCTAGACTACTTCTACAGTGGCAAGGTGGTGATCTCAGAACAGAATGTGGAAGAGCTCCTTCGTGGGGCCCAGTATTTCAACACACCCCGCCTTCGAATTCACTGCAATGACTTCCTGATCAAGTCCATCCGCCGTGCCAACTGCTTGCGCTACCTCTTCTTGGCTGAGTTGTTTGAGCTCAAAGAGGTGTCAGACTTGGCCTACTCTGGCATTCGTGACAACTTCCACTACTGGGCCAGTCCTGAGGGCTGCGTGCACTTCATGCGCTGTCCACCTGTCATCTTCGGCCGCCTGCTCCGAGATGAAAACTTGCATGTACTCAATGAAGACCAGGCTCTCAACGCACTCATCAATTGGGTATGCTTCCGGAAGGATGAGCGGGAGAAGTATTTCAAGAAGTTCTTCAATTACATCAACCTCAATGCTGTCTCCAACAAGACGCTAATGTATGCCAACAACAAGGTGATGGGCATGGAGAACAGCTCAGCCCACTCAACCCTGATTGAGAGTGTCCTTGTGGACCGCAAGCAGGAGAGGCCAACCAGCCTGCTGAGCTACCAGCGGAAAGGGGCCCTGCTTGACTCAGTGGTCATCCTAGGTGGCCAGAAGGCCCACGGAAAGTTCAATGATGGAGTGTTTGCTTATATCATCCAGGAGAACCTGTGGTTGAAGCTCTCAGAGATGCCCTACCGGGCAGCAGCACTGAGTGCCACCTCTGCTGGTCGCTACATCTACATCTCTGGTGGAACCACTGAGCAGATTTCAGGGCTGAAGACGGCTTGGCGGTATGACATGGATGACAACTCCTGGACCAAGTTGCCCGACCTGCCAATTGGGCTTGTCTTCCACACCATGGTGACCTGCGGGGGGACAGTGTACTCAGTGGGAGGCAGCATTGCCCCAAGGCGCTATGTCTCTAACATCTATCGCTATGATGAGCGCAAGGAGACCTGGTGCCTGGCAGGGAAGATGAGCATTCCTATGGACGGCACAGCCGTGATCACCAGGGGTGACCGgaacctgtatattgtcactgggCGGTGCTTGGTGAAGGGTTACATCTCCCGGGTTGGGGTGGTGGACTGCTTCGATACCAACACTGGGGAGGTGGTCCAGTGTATCACCTTTCCTATTGAGTTCAACCACCGGCCCCTGCTCTCTTTTCATCAGGACAACATCCTCTGCGTGTACAGCCACCGGCAGAGTGTAGAGATCAACCTGCAGAAGGTAAAGGCCAACAAGACAACCAGCTCAGTGCCTCTTTTGCCCAACAAGTGCCCCTTGGATGTGTCCCATGCTATATGCTCTGTTGGAGACAACAAAGTGTTTGTGTGTGGAGGTGTCACCACAACCACCGATGCCCAGACAAAGGACTACACCATCAGTCCAAACGCCTACCTGCTGGACCAAAAGGCAGGCGAGTGGAAGACCCTGGCCCCCCCACCGGAAGCATTGGACTGTCCTGCCTGCTGTCTAGCCAAGCTACCTTGCAAGATTCTTCAAAGGATTTAAACAACTTTTTAAGTGGGAGAATAAGTAAATGCATTATTATTCACAATTTaatgagagagaaatagagaggaAGGTGTTGGTTCCTTTTTAGCCTCTGTTTGGCCCTGAAGGTAGAGATCCTGGGCTCTGGCTAGTCCCAGTGTGGGGAGATTCAGGGCTGCCCTGTTACTGAAGGGATCCAAGCTGAGGCTGAAAGAGTCTCTGGTGGGTGGGATTGAGGCGTATCTTGGGCACTGGCTCCCAGTGAGTGAAGATTCAGGGCTACTCCATCATTGAAGGGATCCAAGGAGAGGCTGGAAGGGGATCCTGGGTGGGTGAGATCAAGGCATCTCCCCAGGCCCTGGCCAAGGTGATGTCTGAAAGGCCCCCTATCCTATACCCTTGAGGTCACCTTGAAGACACATGCTAGACTGACTGGTAAAGCACCTGCTTAGAGTTGTGAAGCCTCAGGCTCCTCCAACACTCATTTCTGAGTCTGCCCAGGAAGGCAGGGGAAGGCCAATCCCAGGTCTGGGAAAGGAGCCTCCTGGGTTAGGGAGGGAGAAGGTGGTGTGAGCCAGGCTCGAGGATGCGGGCAGAGGGTGtggggttgggacaggagaggaggCAGGGTTGCTTGGCTATTGGGCTGGACCATGCAGCTATGGTATGTCTCATTTGTGGGCAAGTTGTAGGGTTACTTACATGTTTCCAGTAAGCAAGGTTCATTGGGAACTTTCTCCAGGAATACAAGGTCTGAGGAACTGGGGGTGGAAGAGAGGCaagtaaagggagaaaaaagaaacccaCATCTCTGTTGGAGACATAAGGGAGATGATGGGATGAGAGTCAGGATGGTTTAGTAGTTAGGGGCCTGACTACTGGGGACAGATGGCCTGGTTCAAATGCCAGTCCCACCACTTAACTGGGTAATCCTGAGAAAGTTATTAACACCTCTGTGCCttagttccctcatctgtaaagggGGGATAATAAAAGCACCTGCCTCACTGGGTGATGTGATGTGCAAAGTGCCGAGGACAGTCCCTGGCGTATGTTAAAGTGCAGCAGGAGCActtttataagagaaaaaaaaggaaaagagggatgAGGCAAGGGTCTAGGTTCTTGGACCCTGATATTAAGTTAGGTTCCATAAAATGTTCTTTGGGACTCCCTACCTCAAAGCCTAGTGAGCTCTCCTCAATTCTAACTACTTCTGTTTCCCTTTCATTTGTGTTTCTATATAAGCCTAAACAATTTAGAAGAAACTGACCAAGTCCTTGAACACCACATATAAtcctcattcatccattcacttgTCCCTCCAAGAATTCACTTACTCATCTGCTCATCaggtcacacacacagacacacgcacactcACTGGGGCCTCTCTGTGCAGGCCCCTGTGCTGGGTGCTCGGGCGATGACACAGACAGTCCCTGTCCCTGGGAGAGAGTGTCCACCAGTGCCATGCAACAGGAGTAGTACACAAGCCACATATGGAATTTCATtttttctagtagccatattaacaaggtaaaaagaaatgagtgaaattaataatatatttcatttaatgcAATATAcctaaaaattaacatttaaacaaATAGTCAATGGAAACATTTATTAATGaggtatttaacattttttttgcatatggagTCTTTAGAACCCAGTGTGTATTACACTTACAGCAGGGCTCATTTTGGACTGACTACATACCTCAAGGCCCACGGAGCTAATGGCTACTGTGTTATACATGTGGGATACTTTACATATCCTCATGGTTCACATCTGCTCCATCCCCTTCATTTTCCCACTCAATCCTGCTTCACCCACTCAGCTGCAGCTTCCTGACTTCCCTGAAGGGTGGCCTCTCTCTTCAAAGCCTACCCCTCTGCCCAGGTCTTACTTTGCTCCCTCCAGTCCAGGACCTTGGACTTCACAGCTGACTCTCTCTCCCCTGGGAACTTACCCCacatttctctcttctccaaTCCTGGGCAGCCCCCGCCTCTGCTCACCTCATTGCATCTCCCAGCTGGAAGAAGAGGGTCCCACAGACCCACACAGCTAAGCCCagctgccccgcccccaccccaccaggctTGGCTAACCCAGTCACCTCTTATGACACCAgatggccattcccttctgctgATTCTCCAACCTTCTCTGGTgtcctttctgtttcttctcagCTACTTACCTCTCATTTTGCTGCCAGAACTCTAGAGAAATAGAGGTCAGATGATCTGGCACCATAAGTAATCTGTTGTCCTGAAAAAAACCCTCTCCAGAGCTTCCACTGCTTTTCTGCACCTCTGAGGAAGAGGTGTCCTTCCATGATTCAAAGCAATCTCCTGTCTTGTCGTTCTGTTTCCTTACAACTTGCTAGGCTCCCCAGTTCCCTCCCTCTCCACATTCCCTTCCTGATGCCTTCTCTTCATTCCAGAAATATTCTCAAGGTTCTGCTAACCTGAAGACAAACCCTCCTCAGTTTTGAGGCCCACTTCTTGCTATCTGCCCATCGCTTTCCTCAGCTGAGCCTCCTGAATGCTGCCTCTGTTCTCCAGTTCCAGACCAAACTCTAACCCACTCAGTCTGGCTTCTGTTCCCACCACACCACCAAACTGTCTCCTGATGATACTGTTGTCTTTTTCTCagcattctttcttttccttgcagtgggatttccttccttcctttccttttagaatgctgctgctgctaagtcgcttcagtcatgtccgactctgtgcgaccccatggactatagcccaccaggctcccccgtccctgggattctccaggcaagaacactggagtgggttgccatttccttctccaatgcatgaaagtgaaaagtgaaagtgaagtcactcagttgtgtctgactcttcgcgaccccacggactgcagcccaccaggctcctccatccacgggattttccaggcaagagtactggagtggggtgccattgccttctctgtccttttAGAATAGAGAGGTTATAATTTGATATATTAACCAATGTGGTCCTTCCTTGCTCCTTCAAAGTTAGAccatgaagctgaagcttcaaggTTTATTGCCCTGAGGGGTTGGCACAGCTGAATGTAGGAATCAGAGCTCAACTCTTGGCTTCTGTTGCTAGAAGAGCTTCAGCAATTCATAGCAGAGATTACAGTCTTGAAAGACATGACTTTTGTACCGTAATCCATGTCTTCAAACTGGAATACATGAAGTCTTTCCAAGGGAAATTCAGACAAGCATAGTTTGAAGGGAATTAGTTTTCAGATCCTCAACTTTTTCCCTAAAATTGGCCTGAGAATACACCTGTGGTAGAAATTTCATTCTAGTTCTCTTTCCCCATCTTCGTTTTCAAAACGATCTGTCAAACATTTTACACACACAGCAACATTTAACCACTCCAAATCTTCCCAGGGTGCACCGCCCCGGATGCCATGTGAGGAAATAAACTAGTGTCAGTGAAGTGTCAGCGAAGATTCCTTTCATCAAGACACCAATATCCAAAGAAGAGTTTGTGGTattaatacttttctaacttATCTAGACAGTGTCTGTGTGAAGCCTGGTGTTTTAAACTGGGGTATTTTGGTCCAAGataagtctttaaaaatgttaagtagCACAGTGCTATgaggacatatttttaaaaatcattactgACTagtaattcacccatttaaagtatagaATTCAATGGTTTTTATATATTCACAGAGTTCTCCAATCATTGCAACAAtcaattttaggacattttcatcactccaaaaagaaCTCTTGTACCCCATAGCTGTAACTCTCTAGCCCCCTCAATTCCCTAGCCCCAGGCAGCCAATAATTTAGTTTCTGACTCTATGGATTAGtctattctagacatttcatataaaatgtGACCTTCTTTTCTGgccttcacttagcataatgttttcaagtttcatccatgttgtagcatgtaattcattcctttttacggcTGGATACTATACCATTGTGAGGTTATACCACATTTTATGTATCTGTTTATCAGTTAATAGATATTTGGTTTGCTTCCacttcttggctattatgaatagtactcaatgaacatttgtgtacaaggtTTTGTGTTCACacaggttttcatttctctacacCTAGGAATAGAATTGTTAGATCAAATTTTAACTCTGTTTAATcatgaggaactgccagactgtttcccAAAGCAGCTGAATCGTTtggcatttccaccagcaatgtatgagggatCCAACTTTTCCGCCCCCTCACCAGCACTTCTTATTATCTGTCTTTCCACAAACAGTCATCCTAGTGAGAGAAAgcggcatctcattgtggttttgatttgcattgcccTGATGCCTAGAGATGCTGGATATCTTTTCAGGGGCTTATTTTTGATGACAGTTGTTATTAGAGAAAGTATTATTCTTGAGGAAGAGTTCTCAAGGTACAAAGGTAGTGGGACTCAGAAACATGACAGTCTTTGTGCCATTATTTCATTCAGGCCACAGAATCATAAGTCTCTATTCCTTCCTACCAAGCCATCTATCTTAGAgtattaaagattttttaaagtgtgtgAGAAAATATCCACTACCAAGCACATCCTCTCTGCATTTTCACCATTCTCAGTAATGAGAAAAATGCTCCCATTCTCCTGAGTCTATTTGGTACCATTTAAAAGATGACATAAAAAAATTCTACACTTAGGTTCAAAAGAACAATGTTACATCTTTGAACAAAAGTAAATATATTGCGTTAGAATGCTTATTATTAGAATGCTTTATTCACTTGTAAGAAACATTTAAAACCTTTTTAATTAGGAATATATAACCCACATAGAAAAGCAACAATACATAATTGTATAGCTTAATGAATTATAACTATTGTAAATATCCATGTAACCATTACTGAGTTCAAGCAATAGAATATTGCCAATATCTCAAAAGTCTCCAATGTGGCCCCTTCCTGATTACATCTCTTCTCTGCTCTCTGAGCTTTATGATAATGCCttccttgcttttttttcatcatcgtttcctgaccagggatctaactcaaaCCCTCAGCAGGGACAGCACAGGCTCCTAACCACTCGAccgctagggaattccctgtttcttgctgagtattcctgcctggagaatcctcgtggacagaggtgcctggccaCCTACAgttcatgctgctaagtcacttcagtcatgtccgactctgggcgaccccatagacggcagcccaccaggctcccccgtccctgggattctccaggcaagaacactagagtgggttgccatttccttctccagtgcatgaaagtgaaaagtgaaagggaagtcgctaagtcgctcagtttatggggttgcaaaaagtcagacacgactgagcgactaagcacagcacatagcttTACTGTCTAAGTAGGCATTTCTAATATGTAGATTAGTTCAGCCTGCCTTTGAACTTTACATAAGAGACTTGTGCTGTATGAattattttgtgtctggcttctttcactcaaatTGTTTTCACAATTGATCCATGTTGTTGTACGTAGGTATAGTTCTTCCCATTCATCTTCTGTATAGTATTCTGTCATATGAGTGTATCCTTTTATTTATCCAGTCTCCTGTTCATGGATATCTAGGTGGTTTCCAGTTTGGACAATTACAGACAATGCTATTCTTGTGAATGTATCTTGATACACGTGTACTCAACTTTATCTAGAACATAAGTGGAATTGCTGTCTTCATTTCTAGATAATGCCAAATTATTTCGCAAAGTGGTTGTGCCAGTTTTACATTGCCATCAGCAGTACTTGAGAACTCATGTTGTTTCTACACGCTTGCCAATACTTAGTATTGTCAGACTTTTATTATTGCCAATCAGATATGAAGTATTATCTCAATgcagttttaatttccattctcTTGATTGATAATTAAAAGTTAAGCACCTTTTAATGTTTATTGGACATTTGgatttcctcttttgtgaaatctttttttctatttggttgattattttctctttttgacttgttggaattctttttttttttttttttcaatttttttgagttagaccattttaaaagttttctgttttaaagtttgatttggaccatttttaaagtttattgaatttgttacaatattgtttctgttgtttatgttctggttttctggctgggaggcatgtgggatcttagctccccaaccagggaaccatcgaacccacaccccctgcgttggaaagtgaagtcttagccactggaccaccagggaagtccctggaattcttAATGTAGACTAGACATGAGTCGTTTACCAGTTTCAAATGTggtaaatatcttctcccattctgtggcttGCCCTTCCACTCATAatggtatattttaattttaattagtctgatttgtcttttcatttttggttACTGCTCTTGATACTTGAGGAAATCATTCTTTACCCTGAGGTCACAAATATCCCATATGGATACATAATTGTCCCAGAACCAATTTTCCCACTTCTCTGCAGTGCCACCCTTGTTGTAAATCACATGTCCATACATGGGTGGATATGCTTATGAGCTctcttattccattggtctattcaTCTGACCTTATGCTAATAGTACAGCCTCCAGTTCTAAAGCTTTGTCATATCCGATGTGGTTTAGAATTTGTTTGTCAAGATCCACAAAACTGTTGAGGTTTTGATTGTGATTGTGCTGAATTTATAGATCAATTTAGGGAAATTTCATATATTTAcaatatcagtttttaaaattcatggaCATGGTATATTTCCATTTTAGGGAGTCTTCTGTAATTCTTCTTAATGTTTTATACTTTGTAGAGGTCTCACATAAtgtttgttagatttattcctaggtactggacattttaaaattaatatattattaaaatatatatagtcatatatattagatataatattcttttaaaatatatagcattCTTTGAAAAATTCATTTCCTCTTTTTAGTCTATAGAAATacattgatttctgtatattgattttgtacttCACAGATTGTAGGGGATCTTTAGATATTCCAGATGTGAGCTCTTTCAGCTGTACATGTGGTAAATATCTTCTCTCCACTCAATATGAATCATAGctctaaatgtaaaatgtaaaactacaaaacttttagaaaaaaacatgGACCAAATCTTTGTAACTGGGGGTTAAGCAAAGATTTTTTAGATATGACATGCAAAAAGCAtgatccatttcagttcagttcagttactcactcatgtccaactctttgtgaccccatggactacagcacaccaggattccctgtccatcaccaactcccggagcttgctcaaactcatgtccattgagtcagtcatgccatccaaccatcttgtcctatattatccccttctcctcctgccttcaatcttgcccagcatcagggtcttttcaaatgagtcagttcttcacatcaggtggccagagtattgtagtttcagcttcagcatcagtccttccaaggaatattcatgaccgatttcttttaggatggactggttggatctccttgcagtccaagggactctcaacagtcttctccaacaccacagttcaaaagcatcaattcttcagcactcagccttgtttgtagtccaactctcaaatccacacatgactggaaaaaccatagctttgactatatggacctttgtcaacaaagtaatgtttctgctttttaatatgccatctaggtttgtcgtagcttttcttccaaggagcaagcgtcttttaatttcatggctgcagtaaccatctgcagtgattttggagcccaagaaaataaagtctgtcactgtttccattgtttccccatgtatttgtcccgaagtgatgggaccagataccatgatcttcattgggtttttgaatctgtagatttataTCTTTGCCAAATTTGGCAAGTGTTCAGCtcttattatttcaaatattttttccagctttgtacactttctattttctttctggaaGTCTGATGCAACAAATGttacactttttgttgttgttgttccacaGGTTCCTGGGGCTCTTTTCAGCTTTTTTCCCTCACTGTTCAGACTAATGTCTACTGATCAGTCTTCATATTCAGTAACTCTTACCTCTGTCATCTCCATTTTGCTTTGGGATCTATCTGAGtttctaaatttttgtttttaaaagtttccagttcaaacatttccattttgttattctttatattttataatttctttactgaagttttctaatttttcagttGTTCCAAGAATGTTTACAATTATTTGTAAGAGCACTTTTAAAATAGCTGATGTAAGTCTTTGTCAGATAACTCCAATATCTAAATCATCTTGGTATTGATATGTGTggattgttgtgtgtgtgtgtgtgtgtgtgtgagttgagATTTTCCTGTTTATTCATATGCTAGGTAATTCTAGATTGtatcttaaatattttgaatactatGACATGAGACTTTGGGTcttatttaaagaataaagaatgtGGATATTTTTGTACTAGTATTTAATTGACCAAACTAGTTTCAGGATATAAGTTCTAACTGACCTCCTTTGGGCTGTGGTTAGAATTTCATTCCAATCTTCAAAGATTTTGTACCGGTATTTGAATCTGTCCCATGTTTGGGCCACCTAGTGACCAATCTGggacgtcagttcagttcagtcgctcagtcatgtccgactctttgtgaccccgtggactgccgcactccaggcctctctgtccatcaccagctcccagagtttactcaaactcatgtccattgagtcagtgatgccatccaaacatctcatcctttgtcatccccttctcctcccgccttctatctttcccagtatcagggtcttttcaaatgagtcagttcttggcatcaggtggccaaagtattggagtttcagcttcagcatctgtccttccaatgaatattcaggactgatttcttttaggatggactggttggatctccttgcagtccaagggactctcaatagtcttctccaacaccacagttcaaaagcatcaattctttggcattcagctttctttatagtc is part of the Bubalus kerabau isolate K-KA32 ecotype Philippines breed swamp buffalo chromosome 4, PCC_UOA_SB_1v2, whole genome shotgun sequence genome and harbors:
- the CCIN gene encoding calicin, translated to MKLEFTEKNYNSFVLQNLNKQRKRKEYWDIALTVDHHVFFAHRNVLAAVSPLVKNLISNHDMKTTDELFITIDPNYLSPTTVDQLLDYFYSGKVVISEQNVEELLRGAQYFNTPRLRIHCNDFLIKSIRRANCLRYLFLAELFELKEVSDLAYSGIRDNFHYWASPEGCVHFMRCPPVIFGRLLRDENLHVLNEDQALNALINWVCFRKDEREKYFKKFFNYINLNAVSNKTLMYANNKVMGMENSSAHSTLIESVLVDRKQERPTSLLSYQRKGALLDSVVILGGQKAHGKFNDGVFAYIIQENLWLKLSEMPYRAAALSATSAGRYIYISGGTTEQISGLKTAWRYDMDDNSWTKLPDLPIGLVFHTMVTCGGTVYSVGGSIAPRRYVSNIYRYDERKETWCLAGKMSIPMDGTAVITRGDRNLYIVTGRCLVKGYISRVGVVDCFDTNTGEVVQCITFPIEFNHRPLLSFHQDNILCVYSHRQSVEINLQKVKANKTTSSVPLLPNKCPLDVSHAICSVGDNKVFVCGGVTTTTDAQTKDYTISPNAYLLDQKAGEWKTLAPPPEALDCPACCLAKLPCKILQRI